The genome window GACATTCACTTCGTCTATGAGCGTGTCGCCGTCGGTGACGTTTGGGTTCTCAACGTCCCGACTACGTTGCAGCTTGTCGACATGTTCATCAAGGGACTGTTGTCGAGTGTTTTCCCGaatttcgatccagtctcaacagggTGTTAGCACCttgttagggttttgggtttctCTTCTTGTAATTACCTATATACCCCATGTGTAATGGGTCTGGCCTAGCTATTCGATCTATATTAATACAGACCCAACTCTTTAGGTTAGGTTTCATTCTCCAACCAATAGGAATGAGCAGACAGTAGCGGTGGCCGGCTGGTCGCAATGGCAATTGATGAATAAGGAGACGCTCCAATTTTGCTTGCAGGGGTTGCCTATTAGCTATTAGCAAGGAAATCATTCTTGCACAACAATCCTCCCAATCCTGTTAACCTGGGTGGTGGTGTCGTCGGCTATGGAAGGATTTCATCCGATTTTTGTTGACCTGGGTGGTGGTGTCTGGTGTCGTGGGCTGTAGACGTTCCAGTTTTGTTTTCGCGCATCCCGCCACGCTGGTTCTTTCGTCTTCCTTCAACAGGACGGCACAGCGGTTGTCACCTCCGCACCAGCCGGAGATCAGCGCGCCGAGCGGCCGGGAGCCtaaggctatccgcactcatactACTCTAAATTTCTACCCTAAAAAAATATTCTGTCCTAATCAGCACTCTATACCACAATCCTCCGCACTAATATTTACTCTATATTCCAACCCTATACCAACTAccgtatattatattatattttttCCCACTCCGCGTGCATGCATGTGGGCCCGTCTCCCCACCTCCGCGTGCATGCATGCATCTGCCTCCGTCGGCTGCTTGCTTGCATGCCTCGTTTAGCGCATGTGCGTCCGAACTCTACATTTGCAGCTCGATCACGCGTAGAGTCTAGCACCCAATGACCCGCTGCAGGTGTTTCTTTACGCTATATGGGATAGAGTCCAGCACCCAGTCCTCCACTGCGGGCAGCCTAATGCCCAAATCCAATTTGCAGGTCCTGTATTCCAAGAAGTTTACCTTGTGCTACCATTTATTAATATCTTAGTTGCTGTGGTGTAGTGGTTATCACGTCAGTCTTACACACTGAAGGTCTCCAGTTCGATCCTGGGCAGCAACATTTTTTTTACTTTCCTCCACAACTCTGCCAGGCCTCCGTCGCACGCGAGGAGAAGCAAGCCTTCGAACCCAGGTTAATCTAAAAAAAGATGCAGATTTTTACAAGGCCCATGAGCCTCTGCAAGTTGCGTGGCCCATTTGCTGTCCTCCGCACTCCGCGGCCAATtcctccttttttttcttttctctccggAAGAAACAAATCCTGTTCGCTCTTCTTGTCGAGACCAGACCACCGTATACTGGAGAGAAAGAATCCTCCCTCGCCTCCCCACCCCGCCCCACCCATGGCCTCCGCCGCCAGcactgccgccgccgccggggcccCGCTGCGCCTCCTCTCATCCTCTTCCAACCGTATCTCCAAGCCCTTCCTTCCCCGCCCCCACCGCCTCACCCTCTCCTCCCCCATCTCCTTCCAGCGCCTCACAGCCCGGTCCGCGGCCTCCCCTTCCCCATCCACCGCCACCTCGTCCCCGTCCGGCTCTGTCGACCCGGCGCAACTGCCCCCCGCGCTACGCGACATCGTCGGCCTCTTCCAGTCCGTCCCGGACGCGCGCACCCGGTACAAGCAGCTCCTTGCCTATGCCGCGCGCCTGCCGCCCATGGACCCGGCGCTCAAGACCGACGCCAACCGCGTCCGGGGTTGCGTCTCACAGGTCTGGGTCCACGCCGAGCCCGACGAGGGCGACGCCGGCCGCCGCAGCGTCAGGTTCCACGCCGACTCCGACGCGCAGCTCACCAAGGGCCTCGCCGCGCTGCTCGTGCTAGGGCTCTCTGGCGCGCCCGCCGCGGATGTGGCCAGGGTGCCCGTTGACTTCATCGAGCTGCTCGGGATCAGGCAGAGCCTCTCTCCCTCCAGGAACAGCGGCCTGCTCAACATGCTCAGCCTCATGAAGCGCAAGGCACTTGAGATCGCCGGTGGTGACTCAACGTCAAGTCAGCAATCTGTCCAAGAGGTTACCAGACCGCGTCTAGTGAACGGGAAAGAGCCTGAATTTGCAGCTTTCGAGGtgcaagaaaaggaaaaggaaaggcCACAGGATGCAGAGAGGCGCGACGAGGATGAACAATTGGGTCAACTTCTACCACTTGATGCAGAAGTGAATGGTGCTGCGGGCGGTGGGAGGAAGGAGAGGATAAGGGAGAGTTTGGAGAGGGCACTTTCTCCGGTAGAGTTGGAGATTGAAGACATATCACACCTCCACAAGGGCCATGCTGGCGTGGCTGGGACCAATGGGGAGACACATTTCAATGTGAGGGTGGTGTCCAAGGAGTTTGAGGGGAAGAGCTTGCTCAAGAGGCACAGGGCTGTCTATGATCtcctgcaggaggagctcaagaccGGGTTGCACGCCCTGTCAATCGATGCAAAGACTCCATCTGAAGTTTAGGTACTAGCTTGCCATGAAATATATATATTCTTCTGTAAGAACATCACTTGCATGCTCTTTTTGTCATATCTACTCCTGTTCCAAGTATATGACGTTTTGACTTTTCTAGACAGATAACTTTTGGTATGCATTTAGATATGCATTATGTCTGGATACATAGAAAAAACAATATATCTAGAAAAGCCAAAGCATTTTATAATTTGTAATAGAGGGAGTATATGATTGCTTCAAGAAGTTACAAAATTTTGATTGGTAGCCAACCTTGTGGTAACCTAAGATGGTTTCATATACATAATTTGGCATTGGTTTCAGTATTCAAACTACAATACAAAAGATTGTTTTGCTGGGCAGCCATTCAGTTTTCAGTATATGTGTTTGAATTTGACTTTTGGCCAACTATATATGAAATGCGGCAACCATCAACAGGTTAGCTGCAAACCAAATATGTATTATATCATGAAAATACACTGAAGAGAAACATGAGTCAAATTCTTTGCGCAGTTAGAGTTAATAGAGAAAATTCAGTTTATAAATGTACAAGCTGGAAAGACTGTAGGTATAGAATTGGCTGTCCGTAATGTAGACTTTGATAGTTCCATACTATGGGACAAGTAGATGAAGTTCACATTTGTATTTGTTTCAAAATATTGAGCTTGCAACATCCAGAATTCCATGTTGCATTACAAGTACCTCCTCAGTCCCTTTGTCCTTCAATATAAGGCCTATTTGAACTAGATACTAGGGAAAAGTCAATCTTTTACAAGTTTTGTCCAACAACTAGTCAAATTATATGCATGCTTAGTATACAAAAATCGCACCAATAGATTAGTATTCGAAGAACTTTTAAGATGGTGCTGATCTGTAACAATTTACAAGACTTATCTCCTGCTAGAGTCTGGCTTACTTTAATGGATAGAGGGAGTACAAACAGAGCACACTGTCCTGCCCCTCCACCAGCCACCACACATGCAACAGCAACACCATCGGCACCAAAATGATTTATTTTTCGTTTAAAAAACACTTGTTCAGTGGGAGGACTGTCCCCATGCACATATTCAGACATATTCAAATAAAATAACTAAATAAGGGTTCAGACAGTGCTAACTCCTTATCAAATGAAAATAAAGGATAGTTCAGCACCAACACCAGCTTCTACAGTATCCCAACTTTTCGGAAATGTTTTGCGCTTCACCATCATGTTTTGTTGCACGAGGATCATTCATAAGAAGTTAAGAGCAGAGAACTTCTCAACTTTGATATTGTTATATCTCTCACAAGATCGTGCATTTGAATTTGAAACATCTTCGCTCTTCCATATGGATTTCTATCTACAATTTGATGAAGTATGCCAACTTAGTTCTATGAGATTCTCTTTTGTGGTTTTTGTCAGATAGGTCTTATGCAGTATCCAGATTTTTTTTGTTTTATTCAGTTGCTTTGAAGCTGTTTAATTACAGGGTGTGGCTTAGTTCTCAGTTATATGCAGTTGGGACTGAATCGTGGTGACCACGATCAATCATGGTGCCAGACTTTGGGGTGGTaatgagctctaaattttacattGGATCGGATTAGAATCaggctctatttctattcatttttgaactaaaattagttAAGAGCTCAAATGAATTTTGAAGAAACATTTGGGTCATGATTCATTACCACCCCTAGCCACACTAGGGATCATGTCGTGTACAACtcttttttgtattaaaaatgttcGCATTTCGCAGCACAAAATCGCTGGTGTTCTCCATGTTCGGGCATCAATCGGTCCTATTTCCCAACAATTTTCTCAACAATGTTCGGTCAATCATTAGGTGTTAAACATATCCATGGTAGAGTTGGAACTTTGAATGGTGGCGAGTCCTATTTGATGTATGGGTGGTTGGCATCCAACTTAAACTGTCCATTTTATGCTAGTACGGAAGTGCTATCATACTTGTGTTGCTAAGTTGCTTCATATAATTTAAAAACGAAATAGCGGTAATTGTCTCTTTTCAATTTCATATTTAATGTAATGGCTTCAAAGCATTTGAACATGTTTTGCTCTTTTTTCCTATGCACTTATTGTTTCTCGGATCAAATCTGGTTTGAATGTTTCTTCTTTTATTAGTTCAAATGAGCCTTGCGTGGTGGGTGACTCGATGGTGCCTAGCGTACCTGACGACGAAGAAAGGTCGAAtatccctcaaaagaggaaatccaTGTTTTGCATTGCACTGGATCCATTTATTAAGCGAATTTTGATTTATATATTTGAAAACAAGTGAAAAAATACCCAAAGTAAATAAGTTCGAACATGGTAACCCACATGTTTCTTGTATGCTACAATATTGGCCTCATGGTCCAATCTGGTAGACATCCAAAACTAGTTCAAATGAGCCTGACTGCTTATTGATTCTTACAGAAGGTGAATCATTGGATTCCTCACGTTTGATATTGATGGTGGGTCGCTGGATCCATTATGCCTCACGCTGCAATAGCATTCTAATATTCATTGGCATTAGGGTTTGTTTGGAATCAAGGAATACAAAATGGAATACCAAACACGGGAATAGAAAAAAAAATAACGAAGGAATAAGATGAAGTGGATAGTGAAGAGCTATGGTTTCTAAACAATAGGAATGGATATTTGAAGCTGTTTGCATTGGATGAAAAGAAGTACAGGAACATGAGCAAGCATAGCAAGAAGGAGAGCAAAGATTCTTTCCCTTAGGTTGGAGTGGATGTTCTCTTTCCTATATTTTGTACTACCATGGTTTTCTTTCATTTGGAAGGGAACTCAACATTCTTTCATTCCAAACACAATGAACTAATTCCTTTCCTTTAGAATTTATTCCTTCAAAATCTCTTCGAAAAATCCTTTGATCTATATAGGCCCTTCAGTGATCTGATGCAGTCTTTTTAGGTGGCAATTCACATTGCTTTGCGCGGGGGTGGGGGGTGTCTACTTGTTGCTTTCTGTAGACAAAAACATGTTGCTTAGTCACTGCTCACTTTCTCGCCGGCAATGCTGCTACTCCGTCGATGAGATCAATGCAGCGGTGCAGAGCGCTGGGCCACTTGAAGACCGCCGGTCGCCGCCATCCCCGGTATGCCGCCATGCCTCCTCCGAGTAGCGGTGGTGCGGCGGTGATGCCGAGCGCCACCGCTGCACCGACGGGCGCCGCCTCTTCCTCTGCTAGGGTTAGCCGTGGTGGTGGGCTGGGCCAAGTTAATTATGAGCTGGACCGTTCGAAGACGTCGTGGCATAGAGTGAAAGAGATGGAATCCTTGAGTTTTTTCCCTGTTGGTTGTGGTCGGGCCACTGGAGCGGAGACTAGCCCGAGACCGGACGACGAAGTCTTTGTTTTTGAGAGTTTGTTCGTTGCTGGTCTTCGCCTTCCCTTCCATGACTTTTTGATTGCGGTCCTCGACAAGTTCAAGGTTCAGATTCATCAGCTAACCCCAAACGTAGTGGTGGCTCTGAGCAAGTTTATTTGGGCGACGACCACATTCAGCGGAGACCCATCCACGGAGGTCTTCGCTAAGcactattgtttgcattggcagaaaagggcgATGAGCGGGCGGGTCGATCAGTTTGGGAGTTGCACCTTTACCCTGAAGACGGGGAAAACAAAGGAGAAAGTTGCTGAGTTAGCCCCCTGTGCCAAAAATAAATGGGTTGGGTGGATGGAGAAGTGGTTCTATGTGCGTTGCACGGGAGGCGGAGGCTGGCCTCGACCTAGTACGATGTCTCCGTTTGAGTTCGAGGCCTTCCCTCGCTTTACTGTTGATGACAGGGGTCGGAGGGATCATGCCTTCAGAATTGATACACGTACCTGCAGTGGTAGAGACTTGGTGGAAGAGTTTCTAGTGTGCGGCGTGCGACTACTTAGCCGTGGGTGGACAATTGGGGTCGTGGCCCGCATAGACTTAGATGGTTTTGACAGGCAAATTTTTAGTTCGACATTCACTGTTGATTTGGGTGACTGCTCCTATGAGCTTTTTGTCGCGGAGACAGAGATGGAGGCAGAGGACCTTGTTGGTCTGGTGACGGAGGCTAAGCTTGAGAAGGGTGCTGCTCTGCGAGGTGGTTAAGATCGCGTGAACCGTGTTTTTATCTTGATGGGGCTCGAGTATGAGGAGCACAAGGCCAAGCCAAAGAGGGGGAGTAGGACGTCGACTGGGGTCCCTGCCCAGTCGCAAACGTCGACTGAGACTCCGTCGGTCTGCTCGAAGGAGGTGAATGCAGCGGTTGCCTCTGAAGCCTTCGTCGTGAATCTTGCCACAATGAGCAAGCCGCCCCGGTCATTGGACAATGCAGGAGTTCAAGCTGCGGAGGACTTCGTTGAACAAGTCACAAGGGTAAGTTAGGAAAAGATTTGATTCCAATGAGGGTTGGCTTGGGTAGCACGAAATGGTGGGTGGTGAGAGATGTGACCGCGACATTCGGCTGCGAGGATGTGGCGCTGGCTCGCATGGCAAGGGAGTTGCTTATCTTCCCTTACTCGCATAACATCCCTGATGTCATTATTGCAGcaatgggcccaaaggggaaGGCCCCCGCTCTAGTGTACGGGGTAGTAAACCTGGCCGGTCGGTTGAAGAAAAGAAAGGTGTCGGCGTCCGGAGTGCCCACCCCCACGATGTCCCTAAAGGGGCGAAGACTGTTGCCGACGCTGGTGCAGTCGTGACGACTGCCGGAGGCGCTGCTCCCCTGACCGTAGAGGAGTACGACCTTGATGATGCGGAGATACTTACGAAGTCTCCCCTGATGCACGTCGGCggtcgggatgaagagaactACGATGGCGGCGCAGTCGTGAGCAGAGGTGAAAATTGGGATGGATTTGACGCTGGCTGCCAGGCGCCTTATATAGGGCCGAGTCCACGAACCGATAACTATCCATGATCCGATCTGCACGCGAAGGACTCGCGTTCTGTTCAGATCCTTATAGCGATCGATTAGGATTCTAAACTTAACATCCAAGCAACCAAAAATTAAAACGGCAAAAGGAAGCCGCACCcctgcaaggcgaggggccggatttcgacaGACTATTCACGCGCACGTCGTGcacccttcgccccgccccgacTAGGCTAGGCTaggccaggcgagcgagcgcgcacgCGCGTGTggttctccacactctctcctctcatccatgacttggtgagtgaatgTAGCTTCCATGTTTAAACTAGTTCCACTCCACTTGGACTAGCAATATGGTACTAATTGTCCCACCATTCCCTAGCCATACCCAtacatgggcttttgagatttttataggatttaattgaatttctcaattgggcctaTCCCATAAAtccaacaatcccccaccagatctcaaatgcccatctgcagttttgcCACTGTTCACTACTTTTTAATATAGTAGcgtttcagcagagactgttaagttgaacttccgcctagaactctaAGCTACAGTAACCCACAACTTGGTGAAAGTTCtctatgcccgggaacaggatctggatgtcgcctagagggggggggtgaatagacgaataataattatcactttataactggaaattcttaatctactcgaaggctggatcgcagtggaatgaaagacccttcgagtaggttgcagcagaatagaagttcctgtcttaaaataccctgcacttcgaagacagcttgaaccacatataaatattgaagtgcaagtataaacaacaaataagacagataAACAACATACAAcatagagcagagcacacagacagggATTTattccgaggttcggccaagcctgaaatgcttgcctagtcctcattggagttagccacaccttgtcttagagtctatttcaactccttcctctgtttgcttggatctgtcagtgcgacagatagagccttccactatgttgatatcagttacaacgatgtcgtggctgcttacaatcttctcgatagcactccggcagagtaagctctagctctcagcagcacttcccctctctctaaaggcttataacttcgcctctacataaactagagagatacacaagagagggagagaaataattgatccaaatgatgtatggacttgttggctgcacttgtatacttgtttgaggcgcctaggggtcccttttatagccacaaagggcctaggagccgttggagcttcatttggaagcgcccagccttccctggtcgcaggtgcaccggactgtccggtggcacaccggacaatgaacagtaacAGATCTGATTGAGTTTCCTTCTCTAGAACAGCTagacgttggtgcaccggacatgttactattcactgtcctgcgcatcggacaggttactattcactgtcctgtgcaccggacagagttactattcactggcCTGTGCActggacaggttactattcactgacctgtgcaccggacaggttactattcactgtcctgtgcaccagccaacaacacactaagtgctttttcctccattctttctctgtttgacttcaacttttgggaggattttcctgagacttaaacaaacacatttagagtataatccaattgatttagtcctagaaacttacatctttcttgttcttttcctagcttttctgtttctcctccagtagagctcagaatggtactttctctacagaaagagttagagagcaaaccaaagcaccaaacttgtagtaagaggtgtatgcaacatggttgaacactcaaaccttacatacttaacctttttcatcgttttacccaatttggcatgtttgaggtcgatgttggactctaaaccattaattcaacttgacttgatctagattgacatatctgagctccaactcccttgttcatttctcgagCTTTATCTTgagcttatgacttacaccacataactgtagatgttacctcatcggttgtaagtcatgtccttatgtagtgatccttgatgcaccataactcttaactcgatcaaccttgactttgcaagtcttcttcttcacccctggctttgggttcctggtctccttgaccttctcccgtgcactcggtacctcgaagcttttcttgcctccatccttggcttgatcggttgtctctgagttatgcacaccgagtctcacttaagcagtgttcattatctatagataatccagtctttggaccatcacacttgttcacttgtgttgaaccctgttagctttgcattaagcacctgttcaacacttagcacacttgttagtcctttaattgggttgtcatccaaacaccaaaacccacaagagagctttcacttggataatggactatgccttgaattgtaagttttgtgtgaatgggtttcacttaaAGCCATAACCAGTatctggctaccagtagtcccttTCTCGGGtagagcatatacgtcgtactccaaggtctcttcatgagtttactagagatcacccagatctcatagactgcgacgttagacagtctaactcatacaggtgtgttctttcaagaatgttctgcaggacaacatcttcgctaataaaagccaacaaaacacattaaggcacaaagtcAACCTGCCTTagagcatttgagagtattgcatctttacttagagagggttaAAGGTTACTCTCCTTAGTTCACCAATgacttgttcttcccaggacttaattcacgggatctccgatcacatagactgggtttccaccatggcaacttataTGGGTCTCATGCCCAtatctctcgatgcgatttctatcacattacatgGTAGTCCCTttgtaaaaggatctgccagatttttatctattgaaatataagtcacacttataactccggagtttctcaactttctgatagacttcaatcgtcttttgacatgtcttgatgacttcccattatccttagaacttgtcactttagcaatcactgtctgattgtcacagttcataaggatagctggtattggtttctcaaccaccggcaagtccatcaagagttcacgcaaccattctgcctcaacgattgctgtgtcaagtgcagctagctcggcttccatggttgatctcgtcaagatggtctgcttgcatgacctccatgatatcgcacctccaccaatagtaaagacataaccactggtggcataaagcttgtctgcatcagatatccagttcgaatcactatatccttcaagtgctgtatactgaccagaatagtgaattccatagctcattgtaccttgcaggtagcgcataacccgctcaagtgcatgccaatgatcagtcccggggtttgacatgaacctactcaatttgctcacggGAAACGAAATATCGAGCCTTGTTACACCagtaagatacatgagtgaaccgatgATCTGAGAATATcttaattggtctaaaccaattctcttgttctttctcagtgccacactgggatcataaggtgttggagaaggtttgcaatcagagaagccaaatcgcttcaaaaccttttcaacatagtgagattgcgagagtaatcccaccatctgccttaatcagcttgatgtttagaatcacatcagcttctcccagatctttcatatcaaaactctttgattgaaaagacttgacttcattgatcagatcaatgtttgtgccaaatatcaatatatcatcaacatataagcacaatataacttcttcgcccccaccacagcgataatatacacacctgtctgcctcattaatggcaaagcctgcagacgttagagtcgtgtcaaacttctcatgccactgctttggtgcttgcttcagaccatacaaagatttcaataacttgcacaccttgctttcttgaccttttactacaaatccatcaggttgttccatatagatttcctcgtccagctctccattaagaaaagttgtctttacatccatctgatggacAAGAAGACCATACGAGACAGCCaaggaaagtagtactcgaatagtagtcattctagcaataggtgagtaagtatcaaagaagtcttctccttctttttgagtatagcctttagccacaagcctagccttgtacttctcaattgtactatcaggcttgagcttctttttaaacacccacttacaacccacaggtttacaaccatagggtcgatcagtgacttcccacgtaccatttgaaagaatggagtccatctcattatgaactgcttctttacAATCATGTGCATCTtgagatgcaaatgcttccgcaatggtagtaggagtatcgtccacaaggtacacaatgaaatcatcaccaaaggatttttcaatcctttgtctcttgctctatttaggagcatcattgtcatcctcctctaggacaatttcatgtggctgtccAGAACTCTCAAcaggtgtactatgttcaggagttatctcagaagagtatctagaattgctatgaatgtctttaattggaaatatgtgttcaaagaaagtagcatcacgtgattccataatagtatcaacatacacatcaggaacttcagatttaactactaaaaatctatacgctatgctacacgaagcatatccaagaaagacacgatccactgtccttggtccaagtttgcgctttttattaattggtacattgactttcgccatgcacccccaagtgcgcaagtatgaaagtgatggttttctcccaacccacttctcataaggggttttatcttttttgcccataggaattctattcagaacatgacatgaagtcaggactgcttcccccaccatgccttagataaaccacaagtgtctaacatagcattcaccaggtcagtcaacgtacggtttttccattcagcaatcccgtttgattCGGGTGAATATGGAggcgtcctctcatgaataatgccatgttctgcacagaaatcatcaaagactttgggaaagaattcgccaccacgatctgatctaagacatttgatctttctctctagttggttttcaacttcagccttatagattttaaagtagtctaaagccccatctttagtttttagcaagtatacgtaacaaaatctagacgcatcatcaatcaatatcatgaagtatctcttgccaccttttgtcaacacaccattcatctcacaaagatcagaatgtatgagttctagaggtgccaggtgtctctcctcagcagccttgtgagactttcgaggttgcttcgactgcacacaactatggcacttagaacctttgactatggtgatattcgaaATTAAACTCATGGTGGAAAGCCGAGACAtatagccaaaattaatatgacacaaacgagaatgtcaaatactcgcaagattatcaacattagcgcaaatatggttcacagacttattattgaaatatAACAGAGAAAAAtagaacaagcctccgcaatcatagtctttaccaataaattgtccagacttagacagctaatttattggactccaaaactatcTTGAatccatctctacatagaagggttccactaacgagattcttgtgtatagaaggaaCATGCTGCACATTCCTCGTCATTTGTAGAAATAAGAATATATTTACAAGATGTAAGATCAAGCCACATATTTATTTTATAACGAAGGTATAGATACTATTAAAGTTTGTATTACATCGATACATTCAGTTTGCTTGAAGACAATGACGCGGGAACAATTACaatccagcatgaacagtacgtggatactgttcatctatttataggcaatcgtACAGCTTCGTGcattattacattcatgccctcaacaATTACATATAGGGCTTACAAATGTCATAGGGACG of Zea mays cultivar B73 chromosome 8, Zm-B73-REFERENCE-NAM-5.0, whole genome shotgun sequence contains these proteins:
- the LOC100286086 gene encoding sufE-like protein 1, chloroplastic/mitochondrial isoform X1: MASAASTAAAAGAPLRLLSSSSNRISKPFLPRPHRLTLSSPISFQRLTARSAASPSPSTATSSPSGSVDPAQLPPALRDIVGLFQSVPDARTRYKQLLAYAARLPPMDPALKTDANRVRGCVSQVWVHAEPDEGDAGRRSVRFHADSDAQLTKGLAALLVLGLSGAPAADVARVPVDFIELLGIRQSLSPSRNSGLLNMLSLMKRKALEIAGGDSTSSQQSVQEVTRPRLVNGKEPEFAAFEVQEKEKERPQDAERRDEDEQLGQLLPLDAEVNGAAGGGRKERIRESLERALSPVELEIEDISHLHKGHAGVAGTNGETHFNVRVVSKEFEGKSLLKRHRAVYDLLQEELKTGLHALSIDAKTPSEV